A region from the Drosophila takahashii strain IR98-3 E-12201 chromosome 2L, DtakHiC1v2, whole genome shotgun sequence genome encodes:
- the LOC138914975 gene encoding calponin homology domain-containing protein DDB_G0272472-like: MEEKPSRKRTREVETKRWSESEVDKVLDYMLEHKNVEKPTAQLYYKKLLEATKIDATWNSLRFKVRHLKLAWRKAGDFCKSTGAGIEEEDSETTIEAKILKMCPKYYLLRSIFFVEKDLDIVVHESQNYEGSIIEIPEEKVDIDIASDLSFEGKTKRKTEKTAIAKLQEMDSERMKFRQDTLALEREKFMWSKELENRKLEIEEKRLDNDMKKLKMELEHKERMLKIELDMKKK; this comes from the exons ATGGAAGAAAAACCCTCTAGAAAGCGTACCAGGGAGGTCGAAACTAAGCGATGGTCAGAGAGCGAAGTTGATAAAGTCCTAGACTATATGTTGGAGCACAAAAATGTTGAG AAACCAACGGCCCAACTTTACTACAAGAAGTTGTTGGAGGCTACAAAAATTGACGCTACTTGGAACAGTCTCCGTTTTAAGGTGCGTCATTTGAAGTTGGCTTGGCGAAAGGCAGGAGACTTTTGTAAGTCAACAGGAGCAGGAATAGAGGAGGAAGATTCTGAGACAACTATTGAGG CAAAAATCTTAAAGATGTGTCCCAAGTACTATTTACTGCGATCAATATTCTTTGTAGAAAAAGATCTGGACATAGTGGTACACGAATCGCAAAACTATGAGGGGAGCATTATTGAGATTCCTGAAGAAAAAGTTGATATAGATATCGCTTCGGATCTGTCCTTCGAAGGTAAAACTAAACGGAAGACAGAAAAAACTGCAATAGCGAAACTTCAAGAAATGGACTCCGAAAGAATGAAATTTAGGCAGGATACGCTTGCTCTGGAAAGGGAGAAGTTTATGTGGAGCAAGGAACTAGAAAACCGGAAACTGGAAATAGAGGAAAAGCGATTGGACAACGATatgaaaaaacttaaaatggaACTAGAACATAAGGAGCGAATGTTAAAGATTGAGCTTgacatgaaaaaaaaataa